Proteins from a single region of Mucilaginibacter daejeonensis:
- a CDS encoding glycoside hydrolase family 3 C-terminal domain-containing protein — protein MKRPIIFLPLLLLMGLGICLSFKPKPPFAFRFQDPSLSIEQRVNDLVSRLTLEEKVGQMLNAAPAVERLGIPAYNWWNESLHGVARTPFKVTVYPQAIGMAATFDTNSMHRMAEFTADEGRAVYNESVKAGHRGIYLGLTYWTPNINIFRDPRWGRGQETYGEDPYLTANIGASFVNGLQGNDPVYLKAAACAKHYAVHSGPEPSRHEFDAEATDHDLWDTYLPAFRKLIVDSKVAGVMCAYNAFKGQPCCGSDLLLNNILRKQWHFTGYLTSDCGGIDDFYQKHKTHASAEDAAADAVLHGTDIECGNVTYRSLLGAVQHGKITEQQLDVSLRRLFTIRFRLGMFDPPEKDKYAKINASMLETPEHQAHALKMARQSIVLLKNQNHLLPLSKKLKKIAVIGPNADNPISVLGNYNGTPSMITTPYQAIAAKLGKGTEVRYDQAISYTSESYTRNINMGELGKVDGQKGFKAEYWQNNTLSGEPAVTRQEHDLNYIWRDGTFITGQVSQKNFSARWTTNYEASSNEDITFELTGNKPYKLIIDDEERQLSGEPDGFGPKTYILKTKKGRNYKVVIEYRQTEGRATFSFRSGVAVKADIDAIAKSVSDADAIIYVGGISPQLEGEEMRVNQKGFNGGDRTTIDLPKVQTDLLKALQATGKPVVFAMMTGSAIAIPWEAEHIPAIVNAWYGGQAAGTALADVLFGDYNPAGRLPVTFYRSDNDLPPFEDYTMKNRTYRYFTGKPLYAFGHGLSYTTFAYSDLQVPASVIKGKNVTVRVKVKNTGQLDGEEVSQLYITHQKLRTLLPIRALKGFTRNFITHGTTKQLTFVIKAEDLMVVDQDGELRYMPGALSISAGGQQPDRLSASNKTTISRSIMLR, from the coding sequence ATGAAAAGACCTATTATATTTCTCCCTCTACTGTTGCTAATGGGCCTTGGCATTTGCCTAAGCTTTAAGCCTAAGCCACCATTCGCTTTCCGATTTCAAGACCCGTCGCTTAGTATCGAACAGCGTGTTAACGATCTGGTGTCACGATTGACCCTCGAAGAAAAAGTAGGGCAAATGCTCAACGCCGCCCCTGCGGTGGAACGGCTGGGGATCCCAGCCTACAACTGGTGGAACGAAAGCCTGCACGGCGTGGCCCGGACACCTTTCAAAGTGACCGTTTACCCGCAAGCGATCGGGATGGCTGCCACCTTCGACACCAATAGCATGCATCGCATGGCTGAGTTCACGGCCGATGAAGGAAGGGCGGTTTACAACGAAAGCGTAAAAGCAGGCCATCGTGGCATTTACCTGGGGCTTACCTATTGGACACCCAACATCAACATTTTCCGGGATCCGCGCTGGGGCCGTGGACAGGAGACCTACGGAGAAGATCCCTACCTGACGGCCAACATCGGCGCCTCGTTCGTGAACGGTTTGCAAGGCAATGACCCTGTTTATTTAAAGGCCGCAGCCTGTGCCAAACATTATGCCGTGCACAGCGGGCCCGAGCCTTCCAGGCATGAATTTGATGCCGAAGCTACCGACCATGACCTATGGGATACCTATTTGCCTGCCTTTCGTAAGCTGATCGTTGACAGTAAAGTGGCCGGGGTGATGTGTGCCTACAATGCCTTTAAGGGCCAACCTTGCTGTGGCAGCGACCTGTTACTGAACAACATTTTGCGTAAGCAATGGCATTTTACCGGCTACCTCACGTCAGACTGTGGCGGCATCGATGACTTTTATCAGAAACATAAAACGCACGCCAGCGCCGAGGATGCCGCTGCCGACGCGGTGCTTCATGGGACTGACATCGAGTGCGGCAACGTGACCTACCGCTCACTACTGGGTGCTGTGCAACATGGCAAGATCACCGAGCAGCAACTGGACGTTTCGTTACGCCGCTTGTTCACTATCCGCTTCCGACTGGGCATGTTCGATCCTCCTGAAAAAGATAAGTACGCCAAGATCAACGCCTCCATGCTGGAAACGCCCGAACATCAGGCGCACGCCTTGAAGATGGCACGCCAGTCGATCGTGTTGTTAAAGAACCAAAACCACTTGCTTCCCCTAAGCAAAAAGCTAAAGAAGATCGCTGTGATCGGTCCAAATGCTGATAACCCGATTAGCGTTTTGGGTAATTACAATGGCACCCCATCAATGATCACTACGCCCTATCAGGCCATTGCCGCTAAGTTAGGTAAGGGTACAGAGGTCAGGTATGATCAGGCCATCAGCTATACCAGCGAGAGCTATACCCGTAACATCAACATGGGTGAGTTAGGCAAGGTGGACGGCCAAAAAGGGTTCAAGGCCGAGTACTGGCAAAACAACACCCTGAGTGGCGAACCTGCCGTGACTCGCCAGGAGCATGACCTGAATTACATCTGGCGCGATGGTACATTTATTACCGGCCAGGTAAGCCAAAAGAACTTTTCGGCACGGTGGACCACCAATTATGAGGCCAGCAGTAATGAAGATATCACCTTTGAATTGACCGGCAACAAGCCTTACAAACTGATCATTGACGATGAGGAACGCCAGTTAAGCGGTGAGCCGGACGGTTTCGGCCCAAAGACCTACATCCTCAAGACCAAAAAAGGCCGCAATTACAAGGTTGTGATCGAATATAGGCAAACCGAGGGACGAGCCACGTTCAGCTTTAGATCGGGGGTTGCGGTTAAGGCAGATATTGATGCTATTGCCAAAAGCGTGAGTGATGCCGATGCCATTATTTATGTAGGCGGTATATCACCACAGTTAGAAGGTGAAGAGATGCGCGTGAACCAAAAAGGTTTCAACGGCGGTGATCGTACGACTATCGACCTGCCAAAGGTGCAAACCGACCTGCTTAAAGCGTTGCAAGCCACCGGTAAGCCCGTTGTTTTTGCAATGATGACCGGCAGCGCCATTGCGATCCCTTGGGAGGCCGAACATATACCAGCCATCGTTAACGCCTGGTACGGTGGCCAGGCAGCAGGAACCGCGTTAGCCGATGTACTTTTTGGCGACTATAACCCTGCCGGGCGCTTACCGGTCACCTTTTACCGGAGCGATAATGACCTCCCTCCTTTCGAGGATTATACCATGAAGAACCGCACTTACCGTTACTTTACGGGTAAGCCATTATATGCATTCGGTCATGGATTGAGCTATACGACATTCGCTTACAGCGACCTGCAAGTACCTGCAAGCGTTATTAAAGGCAAAAATGTGACCGTGCGCGTAAAAGTGAAGAACACCGGCCAGTTGGATGGCGAAGAAGTAAGCCAGCTCTACATCACCCATCAAAAACTGAGAACGCTACTGCCGATCAGGGCTCTTAAAGGATTCACGCGGAACTTCATCACTCACGGAACTACTAAACAGCTAACCTTTGTGATCAAGGCCGAAGACCTGATGGTAGTTGACCAGGACGGTGAGTTAAGATACATGCCGGGGGCATTAAGCATTAGTGCCGGCGGGCAACAACCCGACAGACTATCGGCGAGTAACAAGACCACGATCAGCCGATCGATCATGCTGAGATAA
- a CDS encoding hybrid sensor histidine kinase/response regulator transcription factor: MLKRTRYYLFIWLCLQLCIGRSYAQNRDIHFTVLSSKDGLPSNTVNAILKDRYGLLWFATEDGLAKFNGLTFNVYRHAVNDPTSISGNEVSSLHEDKAGRLWVGTSGGFLLYDRRRDRFVRYKEDQKGNGLSSVNIKSICSDRKGKIWIATLGGLNILDPETDQVTKLATDRRVPWEISRGEVLSVYCDSHGMMWIGTKNGLFTYTAGNGHFGAFKHRNDDPQSICGDMVKTITEDSAGTMWFGTGSGLSSFDAVKRTFHNITESSTNEHVSSNTIYTLNVGRSQDLWIGTENGLDILDIRSGKISHHYPVGRDVSTISGRSVRSVLNDRDGITWVGTFEAGVNKYDRNLTYFGLKKSNPYDVHGLSAPFVTALAPARNGNIYVGTDGGGLSIYHPETGLFDHVTLNGQGAASSEMKILALEASRNGTLWIGTYQKGLFSLNPASGQVKHYLKGTAENTLNNNDIFCLKEDRAGRLWIGTNGGGVNILDQATGSIVRYGPPAEGQGMQYLPLNGYIRSLTEDNKGRMWIGSYGTGIAIYDPAKKNFELLGGSVYALPSNKMNSFWQDASGAMWVGTGGDGLMPISEDLTKIDLIRYKMGLADGVIHKVLGDKSGRIWMSTNRGVSWLDPTKGRVVNYSYHNGLQNSSFKNGSGMISNDGTLYFGGGEGLNFIDPRTIKFNRRSAEIIFTEFRIGNRVISGKDSTILDADIAVAKGATLAYKQNFSISFVALNFTSPRQNSYHYRLKGFDRDWISAGNKTTAYYTNLSPGKYIFEVKATNNDGIVSQHTASIEINIEPPFWMTIWAYLLYLALAGSALLLLRYRGIRKLRREFLHEQSKMEAERLHELDKLKIKFLTNLSHDLRTPISLIMGPVEKLLHRSQLEGDSVVQLRLVKRNARRLLNLVNQLLDFRKIEERELKLNLTTGDVIGFIKEVCESFQDLSEKKQIAFVVTTAIDRLNIPFDADKLERILFNLLSNAFKFSSEGGKVMLVAYLKNALQDDGENALILEISDTGIGIDQNSQAYIFERFYQSRGTDSIADQGSGIGLSIVREFVQLHGGQITVDSVQGEGTKFKIELPFVANDRTLLAEPDRDATATEGEDQTVIIDDTIAHHERPAEQTAATGEHLPLILIVEDNEDFRFFLRDNLKPYYKIIEAANGKEGWQKALASHPELIVSDITMPFMDGLELSQKLKADKRTSHIPIILLTASSGEEKQLKGLASGANDYLNKPFSLEILNIRIKNLLSFNRTLKQTYAKQVKLATNEPQVESANEKFLRSVVKYIEDNLTNTQLSVEDLSRHIGMSRGSLYNKLLEITGLSPVEFIRSIKLEKAAMLLENSDLNIAQIAYTVGFATPNYFAKSFKAKYEILPSEYLNQKRKPARSRSGQASN; the protein is encoded by the coding sequence ATGCTCAAAAGAACCCGCTATTACCTCTTTATATGGCTTTGCCTGCAGCTTTGCATAGGCCGGTCCTACGCGCAAAACCGTGACATCCACTTTACGGTCCTGAGCTCGAAGGACGGACTACCGTCTAACACCGTGAATGCTATATTAAAGGACCGTTATGGTTTACTTTGGTTCGCTACCGAAGATGGTTTGGCTAAATTCAACGGTCTTACCTTTAACGTTTACCGCCATGCGGTCAACGACCCCACCAGTATTTCCGGCAACGAAGTTTCGAGTTTGCATGAGGACAAGGCCGGACGGCTATGGGTGGGTACGAGTGGAGGTTTTTTATTGTATGACCGCCGACGCGACCGCTTTGTACGCTACAAGGAAGACCAAAAAGGCAACGGCCTTTCGAGCGTTAACATCAAGAGCATCTGCAGCGACCGCAAAGGCAAGATATGGATCGCTACGTTGGGCGGCCTCAACATACTCGATCCCGAAACTGATCAGGTGACCAAATTGGCCACCGACCGGCGTGTGCCATGGGAGATAAGCCGTGGCGAAGTACTGTCAGTATACTGTGATAGCCACGGCATGATGTGGATCGGTACCAAGAACGGGTTGTTCACTTACACGGCAGGCAATGGACATTTTGGTGCCTTTAAGCATCGTAATGATGATCCGCAAAGTATATGTGGCGATATGGTGAAGACCATTACCGAAGACAGCGCCGGTACCATGTGGTTCGGTACGGGTAGTGGCCTGAGCAGCTTTGATGCGGTCAAGCGAACTTTTCATAACATCACCGAGAGCAGCACTAACGAGCATGTGAGCAGCAACACTATCTATACGCTTAACGTGGGCCGGTCGCAAGATCTGTGGATCGGGACCGAGAACGGGTTGGACATACTGGACATCCGGTCGGGTAAAATATCACACCATTACCCTGTAGGGCGTGATGTGTCTACCATCTCCGGTCGTTCGGTGCGGAGCGTGCTCAACGATCGCGATGGCATTACCTGGGTAGGTACCTTTGAGGCGGGAGTGAATAAGTACGACCGCAACCTTACTTATTTTGGCCTGAAGAAAAGTAATCCGTACGATGTTCATGGACTGAGTGCGCCATTCGTTACCGCATTGGCACCAGCTCGAAATGGGAACATCTATGTGGGGACCGATGGCGGAGGGCTCAGTATCTATCATCCTGAGACAGGTCTGTTCGATCACGTCACGCTCAATGGACAGGGTGCTGCATCATCGGAAATGAAGATCCTGGCGCTCGAAGCAAGCCGTAACGGAACCTTGTGGATAGGTACCTATCAAAAAGGCCTGTTCAGTTTGAACCCAGCTAGCGGACAAGTGAAGCACTACCTCAAAGGTACGGCTGAAAACACGTTGAACAACAACGACATCTTTTGCCTTAAGGAGGATCGGGCTGGCCGCCTATGGATCGGTACCAACGGCGGTGGCGTCAACATCCTTGACCAAGCCACCGGCTCGATCGTTAGGTATGGCCCACCTGCCGAAGGCCAGGGCATGCAATACCTGCCATTGAACGGTTATATACGCTCACTGACCGAGGATAATAAAGGCCGCATGTGGATCGGATCTTATGGCACCGGTATAGCTATTTATGACCCTGCAAAAAAGAATTTCGAATTGCTGGGCGGTTCGGTATATGCTTTACCCAGCAACAAAATGAACAGCTTTTGGCAAGATGCCAGCGGAGCCATGTGGGTCGGTACGGGTGGCGATGGGCTGATGCCCATCAGTGAGGACCTGACCAAGATAGACCTGATCCGCTATAAAATGGGCCTGGCCGATGGAGTGATCCACAAGGTGCTGGGTGATAAGAGCGGCCGTATTTGGATGAGTACCAATAGAGGGGTGAGCTGGCTTGATCCCACCAAAGGCCGCGTGGTCAACTATAGTTATCATAACGGATTGCAGAATAGCTCGTTCAAGAATGGCTCAGGCATGATCAGCAATGACGGCACTTTATACTTTGGTGGAGGAGAGGGGTTGAACTTCATCGATCCCCGTACCATCAAATTCAACCGCCGCTCGGCCGAGATCATCTTCACTGAGTTCCGTATCGGTAATCGGGTGATCAGCGGTAAGGATTCTACCATCCTTGATGCCGATATAGCAGTGGCCAAGGGTGCAACGTTGGCCTATAAACAGAACTTTTCGATCAGTTTTGTGGCGCTGAACTTTACCAGCCCCCGCCAAAATAGCTATCACTACCGCCTGAAAGGTTTCGATCGTGACTGGATCAGCGCCGGTAACAAGACCACGGCCTATTACACCAACCTGAGTCCGGGTAAATACATCTTCGAGGTGAAGGCTACCAATAACGATGGTATCGTGAGCCAGCATACTGCGTCTATCGAGATCAACATCGAGCCACCGTTCTGGATGACCATTTGGGCCTACCTGCTATATCTTGCCTTGGCAGGTTCGGCATTGTTGCTGCTGCGTTACCGTGGTATCCGCAAACTGAGGCGCGAATTCCTGCACGAGCAAAGTAAAATGGAGGCCGAGCGACTGCATGAGTTGGACAAGCTGAAGATCAAGTTTCTGACCAACTTGAGCCATGACCTGCGCACGCCTATATCATTGATCATGGGGCCGGTGGAGAAATTGTTGCACCGGTCGCAGTTGGAAGGCGATTCGGTAGTACAATTGCGGTTGGTGAAACGTAACGCGAGGCGATTACTTAATCTAGTGAACCAGTTGCTCGATTTCAGAAAGATAGAAGAGCGCGAACTGAAACTGAACCTTACTACCGGCGATGTGATCGGCTTTATCAAGGAGGTTTGTGAGTCGTTCCAGGACCTGTCAGAGAAAAAACAGATCGCTTTTGTGGTCACCACCGCTATCGACAGGCTGAATATTCCGTTCGATGCTGATAAGTTGGAGCGTATACTGTTTAACTTGCTGTCTAACGCGTTCAAATTTAGCTCGGAAGGTGGCAAGGTAATGCTCGTAGCTTATCTGAAGAATGCCCTGCAAGATGACGGCGAGAACGCGCTGATCCTGGAAATATCCGACACCGGCATAGGCATCGACCAGAACAGCCAAGCCTACATTTTCGAGCGCTTTTACCAAAGCAGAGGTACCGATTCGATAGCTGATCAGGGCAGTGGTATAGGACTTTCGATCGTAAGGGAGTTCGTGCAATTGCATGGCGGCCAGATCACTGTGGACAGTGTGCAGGGCGAAGGAACCAAGTTCAAGATCGAGCTGCCTTTTGTGGCCAATGACCGAACGTTACTGGCAGAACCCGACCGCGATGCGACCGCCACAGAAGGAGAGGACCAGACGGTCATAATAGACGATACTATCGCGCATCATGAGCGCCCTGCCGAACAAACAGCGGCCACCGGCGAACACCTGCCATTGATACTCATCGTGGAGGATAATGAGGATTTCCGCTTTTTTTTAAGAGATAACTTAAAGCCTTACTACAAGATCATTGAGGCGGCTAACGGCAAGGAGGGTTGGCAAAAGGCGCTGGCCTCGCATCCAGAGCTTATCGTGAGCGATATCACCATGCCATTTATGGATGGATTGGAGCTTAGCCAAAAGCTCAAGGCCGATAAACGGACCAGCCACATCCCGATCATTCTATTGACCGCATCAAGTGGTGAAGAGAAGCAATTAAAAGGCTTAGCATCAGGTGCTAATGATTATTTGAACAAGCCGTTCAGCCTCGAGATATTGAATATCCGTATCAAGAACTTACTAAGCTTTAACCGGACCCTGAAGCAAACCTATGCCAAGCAGGTGAAACTGGCTACTAATGAGCCACAGGTGGAATCTGCGAATGAGAAGTTCTTACGGTCGGTGGTGAAATATATTGAGGATAACCTGACCAATACCCAGCTTTCTGTAGAGGACCTTAGTAGGCATATTGGTATGAGCAGGGGGTCGCTGTACAATAAGCTATTGGAGATAACCGGACTTTCACCAGTCGAATTCATTCGGTCGATCAAGCTGGAAAAAGCAGCCATGCTGTTGGAGAACAGTGACCTGAACATCGCGCAGATCGCCTACACGGTGGGCTTTGCGACACCTAACTATTTCGCCAAATCGTTCAAGGCCAAGTACGAGATACTGCCTTCCGAGTACCTTAATCAAAAACGAAAACCTGCCCGCTCAAGGTCGGGCCAGGCCTCAAATTGA
- a CDS encoding glycoside hydrolase family 43 protein produces the protein MLKKLLIALLITGSAQLTTQAQTKVNNPILAGFYPDPSIVKVNKDYYLVNSSFAYFPGIPVFHSQDLKNWKQISNVIDRPTQMNFMGDRVTRGLFAPAINYHNGTYYITCTQIDQKGNFLMSSKDPAGPWSDPIWLPQVRGIDPSLFFDGDKAYIIYNGDAPDNKPLYSGHRTIRMHEIDPLTGKLIGDNQVLVNGGVDLSKKPVWIEGPHVMKVGDWYYLYAAEGGTSVNHSEVVFRSKAVNGPYVPYEHNPILTQRDLPADRKDPITSAGHAEFVTGPDGRTYAVFLAVRPYEGNYYNTGRETFLAPVTWKNEWPVVDLGGPEIPYTFELPYKTTTVKGLPPLNGNFSYRTRFENGIDGSCLFLRTYEPGWLTFNKADGLVMKIRPETCMGKGHPSFIGKRQQHMRCEATTTVRFNPAKPNEKAGLLAFQDEHHFYFACRSKDSTGKAVVQLYRSPQKGETMELMTERTLTTPNAELNLRIKADGARYSFEYSEGGQPWKMLDGNVDGKFLSTQVAGGFIGSLFALYGTSSGEASNNKAIFRSFTYSGNDSVYK, from the coding sequence ATGCTTAAAAAACTACTCATTGCACTGCTTATTACCGGCTCGGCACAGTTGACCACACAAGCCCAGACCAAGGTCAACAATCCCATACTGGCTGGCTTTTACCCCGACCCCAGTATAGTTAAAGTGAATAAGGATTACTACCTGGTCAACTCCTCGTTCGCTTATTTCCCAGGCATACCGGTATTTCACAGCCAAGACCTCAAGAATTGGAAGCAGATCAGTAATGTGATCGACCGCCCTACCCAAATGAACTTTATGGGCGACCGCGTGACCCGTGGCCTGTTCGCACCTGCGATCAACTACCATAACGGCACCTATTACATCACCTGTACCCAGATCGATCAAAAGGGCAATTTCCTGATGAGCTCCAAGGATCCGGCCGGACCATGGAGCGACCCGATATGGCTGCCGCAGGTACGAGGTATAGATCCGTCATTGTTTTTTGATGGCGACAAGGCCTACATCATTTACAACGGTGATGCACCTGACAATAAGCCCTTGTACAGCGGCCACCGCACCATACGCATGCATGAGATAGACCCGTTGACAGGCAAACTGATCGGCGACAATCAGGTACTGGTGAACGGCGGTGTGGACCTGTCGAAAAAGCCGGTTTGGATCGAAGGACCGCACGTTATGAAAGTGGGTGATTGGTATTACCTGTATGCGGCCGAAGGCGGCACATCTGTCAATCACTCTGAGGTAGTTTTCAGAAGCAAAGCGGTCAATGGCCCGTACGTACCTTATGAGCACAACCCGATATTGACCCAGCGCGACCTGCCTGCCGACCGTAAAGATCCTATCACCTCTGCGGGCCATGCCGAATTTGTGACCGGTCCTGATGGCCGCACTTATGCCGTGTTCCTGGCGGTAAGGCCTTATGAGGGCAACTATTACAACACCGGCCGCGAGACCTTTTTAGCCCCGGTGACCTGGAAGAACGAATGGCCGGTAGTTGATCTTGGCGGGCCGGAGATACCCTACACCTTTGAGCTACCCTACAAAACCACTACGGTTAAAGGCCTGCCCCCATTGAACGGTAACTTCAGCTACCGCACCCGGTTCGAGAACGGCATCGATGGGTCATGCTTATTCCTGCGTACTTACGAGCCCGGATGGCTCACCTTCAATAAAGCCGACGGATTGGTCATGAAGATCAGACCGGAGACCTGCATGGGCAAAGGTCATCCATCATTCATAGGCAAAAGACAGCAGCACATGCGCTGCGAGGCCACCACAACCGTACGCTTCAACCCTGCCAAGCCTAACGAAAAGGCCGGTCTGTTGGCCTTCCAGGACGAACATCATTTTTACTTTGCCTGCCGTTCTAAAGACAGCACAGGCAAAGCCGTAGTTCAGCTGTACCGCTCACCGCAAAAAGGCGAGACCATGGAACTCATGACCGAACGTACATTGACCACCCCTAACGCCGAACTGAACCTGCGCATCAAGGCCGACGGCGCCCGCTATAGTTTCGAATATTCGGAAGGCGGTCAGCCTTGGAAGATGCTGGACGGCAATGTGGATGGAAAGTTCCTGAGCACGCAAGTGGCCGGCGGTTTCATAGGCAGTTTGTTCGCGCTTTATGGCACCTCATCAGGCGAGGCCTCGAATAATAAGGCCATATTCAGATCATTTACCTACTCGGGTAACGACAGCGTTTACAAATGA
- a CDS encoding glycoside hydrolase family 43 protein has protein sequence MLRSIFQKLRSFHLMVFALMITATGNVMAQQATNPIIYADVPDLSMIRVGKVYYMSSTTMHMSPGVPIMRSTDLVNWTLVSYAYDTLDDTDELNLKNGKSNYGRGSWASSLRYHKGKYYVSTFSGTTGKTYIYSTSNIEKGPWKAVSFKPSLHDHSLFFDDDGKAYMIYGSGRIMLAQLNADLTGIAPNTTPQVIIENASAVAGTDGLPAEGSQMFKVNGKYYLFNISWPKGNMRTVIIHKADKLTGPYEGRVALQDKGVAQGGLISTPQGKWFAYLFRDNGAVGRVPYWVPVNWQDGWPVLGENGKVPMQLALPPSKRLIPHIVASDDFSRKKGDRPLPLVWQWNHNPDPALWSLTARSGHLRLTTGRIDTSILLARNTLTQRIVGPVCVATTVVDVSHLKDGDHAGLMLLQQRYGWIGVRMSGGKKYIVMVNAQSGKAEEVAAVPLDRDKVYLKASCDVRDRTDKGYFAYSLDGRSWTALGSAVQMAYTIPHFMGYRFGLFNYATSVPGGYADFDEFKISDRLNEAKDLIPAKRP, from the coding sequence ATGCTCAGATCAATATTTCAAAAACTGCGGTCGTTCCATCTTATGGTATTCGCCCTGATGATAACGGCCACTGGAAATGTGATGGCACAACAGGCCACCAACCCGATCATTTATGCCGATGTGCCCGATCTGTCCATGATCAGGGTAGGGAAGGTATATTATATGAGCAGCACCACCATGCACATGAGCCCTGGTGTGCCGATCATGCGGTCGACCGATCTGGTCAACTGGACCTTGGTAAGCTATGCGTATGACACGCTCGACGATACCGATGAGTTGAATTTAAAGAACGGCAAAAGTAACTATGGCCGCGGCTCATGGGCCAGCAGCTTACGTTATCACAAAGGGAAATATTACGTCAGTACCTTTTCGGGCACCACAGGCAAAACGTACATTTACAGCACCAGCAATATTGAAAAAGGCCCCTGGAAGGCGGTCTCGTTCAAGCCATCATTGCATGATCATTCTTTGTTTTTTGATGATGACGGCAAAGCTTACATGATCTATGGCAGTGGCCGTATCATGCTGGCCCAACTCAATGCCGACCTGACCGGCATAGCGCCTAACACTACGCCGCAAGTGATCATTGAGAATGCCAGTGCGGTGGCAGGCACTGACGGTTTGCCGGCCGAAGGTTCGCAAATGTTCAAGGTGAACGGCAAGTACTACCTGTTCAACATCAGTTGGCCTAAAGGAAACATGCGTACGGTGATCATTCATAAGGCCGATAAACTGACCGGGCCTTACGAGGGCCGGGTGGCTTTGCAGGATAAGGGCGTTGCACAGGGCGGATTGATCAGCACACCTCAAGGCAAGTGGTTCGCTTACCTGTTCAGGGATAATGGTGCCGTAGGCCGTGTCCCGTATTGGGTGCCCGTGAACTGGCAGGATGGCTGGCCGGTTTTGGGCGAGAATGGTAAAGTGCCTATGCAGCTCGCCCTGCCTCCAAGTAAACGGCTTATCCCTCACATTGTAGCCTCAGATGATTTTTCGCGTAAAAAAGGTGACAGGCCCTTGCCATTGGTTTGGCAGTGGAACCATAACCCTGACCCGGCGCTTTGGTCACTTACCGCACGCTCCGGTCACTTGCGTCTTACCACAGGCCGTATCGATACTTCCATCTTGTTAGCCCGCAATACCCTAACACAACGTATCGTTGGCCCGGTATGCGTGGCCACTACGGTGGTCGATGTATCGCACCTTAAAGATGGGGACCACGCCGGGCTGATGCTGCTTCAGCAGCGATATGGCTGGATCGGCGTCAGGATGTCTGGTGGTAAAAAATATATCGTGATGGTGAACGCGCAAAGCGGTAAGGCCGAAGAGGTGGCCGCTGTACCGCTCGACCGGGACAAGGTCTATCTAAAGGCCTCATGTGATGTTAGGGACCGTACAGACAAGGGTTACTTCGCTTACAGCCTCGACGGGAGGTCGTGGACAGCACTTGGCTCCGCCGTGCAAATGGCCTATACCATCCCGCATTTTATGGGTTATCGATTTGGCTTGTTCAACTATGCCACATCAGTACCCGGTGGCTATGCCGATTTCGATGAGTTCAAGATCAGTGACAGGCTGAATGAAGCCAAAGATCTGATACCAGCGAAAAGACCTTAG